One Nocardia iowensis DNA window includes the following coding sequences:
- a CDS encoding PPOX class F420-dependent oxidoreductase, giving the protein MELATAVDFARTHRRSVLTTIRRNGRPQLSNVLHVVGDDGIIRISITADRAKYHNLVRDPWAAIHVTRDDFFAYAVLEGIVELTPVAAEPDDPIVDALVDYYRSASGEHPDWDEYRRAMVAEHRALALFTPDHAYGML; this is encoded by the coding sequence ATGGAACTCGCCACCGCAGTCGATTTCGCCCGCACCCACCGCAGGTCGGTACTCACCACGATCCGCCGCAACGGCCGCCCCCAGCTGTCCAACGTGCTGCACGTAGTCGGCGACGACGGCATCATCCGCATCTCCATCACCGCCGACCGCGCGAAGTACCACAACCTGGTGCGCGACCCGTGGGCCGCCATCCACGTCACCCGCGACGACTTCTTCGCCTATGCCGTGCTCGAGGGCATCGTCGAACTCACCCCGGTCGCCGCCGAGCCGGACGACCCCATCGTCGATGCCTTGGTCGACTACTACCGCAGTGCCTCCGGCGAACATCCCGATTGGGACGAATACCGCCGGGCCATGGTCGCCGAACACCGCGCACTGGCCCTCTTCACTCCGGACCACGCCTACGGCATGCTCTGA
- a CDS encoding polysaccharide deacetylase family protein: protein MRKWLIGGALVLVIVLALGVGGYYLMNSRTYQLAGRLVDRVDTSDKVVALTLDDGPTDKAPEVLKTLADSQVPATFYLNGRDLAAHPAHGRAIAQAGHEIGNHTYNHRRMVLVSADTVRDEVERTDAEIAKTGYQGPVTFRPPNGKKLWSLPKYLSDHDRTTVTWDVEPDSGGKPSTDRLVADTVGKVRPGSIILLHVMHQYADAALAAIPRIVSELRSAGYQFVTVSELMKH from the coding sequence ATGCGAAAGTGGCTTATCGGCGGGGCACTGGTGCTGGTGATAGTGCTGGCGTTGGGGGTCGGCGGGTATTACCTGATGAATTCCCGGACGTACCAGTTGGCGGGGCGGCTGGTGGATCGGGTGGACACCAGTGACAAGGTGGTCGCGCTGACGCTGGACGACGGGCCGACGGACAAGGCGCCCGAGGTGCTGAAAACGCTTGCGGACAGCCAGGTTCCGGCCACGTTCTATCTGAACGGGCGTGATCTCGCCGCCCATCCGGCGCACGGTAGGGCGATCGCCCAGGCCGGTCACGAGATCGGCAACCACACCTACAACCACCGCCGGATGGTCTTGGTCTCCGCCGACACGGTTCGGGACGAGGTCGAACGCACCGATGCCGAAATCGCGAAAACCGGCTACCAGGGCCCGGTTACCTTCCGCCCGCCCAATGGCAAGAAGCTCTGGTCGCTCCCGAAATACCTGTCCGACCATGACCGCACCACGGTGACCTGGGACGTCGAACCCGACTCCGGCGGAAAGCCGAGCACCGACCGGCTCGTCGCGGATACGGTCGGCAAGGTCCGCCCCGGTTCGATCATCCTGCTCCACGTCATGCATCAATACGCCGATGCCGCGCTAGCCGCCATTCCCCGCATCGTCAGTGAACTTCGTTCCGCGGGTTACCAATTCGTCACCGTATCGGAACTGATGAAGCACTGA
- the lpdA gene encoding dihydrolipoyl dehydrogenase yields MTSHYDVVVLGAGPGGYVAAIRAAQLGLRTAIVEQKYWGGVCLNVGCIPSKALLRNAELAHIFTKEARTFGISGEVNFDFGVAFDRSRKVADGRVKGVHFLMKKNKIDEFDGKGSFTDANTLSVELTKGGTESITFDNAIIAAGTVTKLLPGTELSANVVTYEEQILTRDLPGSILIVGAGAIGMEFGYVLKNYGVDVRIVEFLDRALPNEDADVSKEITKQYKKLGITITTGAAVQSIDDDGSKVTVSIKDNKSGNVETVTVDKVLQAVGFAPRVEGYGLDAAGVQLTDRGAIAIDDYMRTNVPHIYAIGDVTAKLQLAHVAEAQGVVAAETIAGAETVTLGDYRMMPRATFCQPQVASFGLTEQQARDEGYDVKVATFPFTANGKAHGLGDPTGFVKLVADAKYGELLGGHLIGPDVSELLPELTLAQKWDLTVNELTRNVHTHPTLSEALQEAFHGLAGHMINF; encoded by the coding sequence GTGACTTCCCATTACGACGTTGTCGTTCTCGGTGCCGGTCCTGGCGGTTACGTCGCCGCCATCCGTGCGGCACAGTTAGGCCTCCGTACCGCGATCGTCGAGCAAAAGTACTGGGGCGGTGTGTGCCTGAACGTCGGCTGCATCCCTTCCAAGGCGTTGCTGCGTAACGCTGAGCTGGCCCACATCTTCACCAAGGAAGCCAGGACCTTCGGGATCTCGGGCGAGGTGAACTTCGACTTCGGTGTGGCGTTCGACCGCAGCCGGAAGGTGGCGGACGGCCGGGTCAAGGGCGTCCACTTCCTGATGAAGAAGAACAAGATCGACGAGTTCGACGGCAAGGGCTCCTTCACCGACGCGAACACCCTCTCGGTCGAGCTGACCAAGGGCGGCACCGAGTCCATCACGTTCGACAACGCGATCATCGCCGCGGGCACCGTCACCAAACTGCTGCCCGGCACCGAGCTGAGCGCCAACGTGGTCACCTACGAGGAGCAGATCCTCACCCGCGACCTGCCCGGCTCGATCCTCATCGTCGGCGCGGGCGCGATCGGCATGGAGTTCGGTTACGTCCTGAAGAACTACGGCGTCGACGTGCGCATCGTGGAGTTCCTGGACCGCGCGCTGCCAAACGAGGACGCCGACGTCTCCAAGGAGATCACCAAGCAGTACAAGAAGCTCGGCATCACCATCACCACCGGTGCGGCGGTGCAGTCCATCGATGACGACGGCTCGAAGGTCACCGTCTCGATCAAGGACAACAAGTCCGGCAACGTGGAGACGGTCACCGTCGACAAGGTGCTGCAGGCCGTCGGCTTCGCGCCCCGGGTCGAGGGCTACGGCCTCGACGCGGCGGGTGTCCAGCTCACCGATCGCGGCGCCATCGCGATCGACGACTACATGCGCACCAATGTTCCGCACATCTACGCCATCGGCGATGTGACCGCGAAACTGCAGCTCGCCCACGTGGCGGAGGCGCAGGGTGTGGTCGCCGCCGAGACCATCGCGGGTGCGGAGACCGTCACCCTCGGCGACTACCGGATGATGCCGCGCGCCACCTTCTGTCAGCCGCAGGTCGCCAGCTTCGGCCTGACCGAGCAGCAGGCGCGCGACGAGGGCTACGACGTGAAGGTCGCGACCTTCCCGTTCACCGCCAACGGCAAGGCGCACGGCCTCGGCGACCCGACCGGTTTCGTCAAGCTGGTCGCCGACGCCAAGTACGGCGAACTGCTCGGCGGCCACCTCATCGGCCCGGACGTCTCGGAGCTGCTGCCCGAGCTGACCCTGGCGCAGAAGTGGGACCTCACCGTCAACGAGCTCACCCGCAACGTGCACACCCACCCGACCCTCAGCGAAGCCCTCCAGGAAGCCTTCCACGGCCTCGCCGGGCACATGATCAACTTCTGA
- a CDS encoding AraC family transcriptional regulator: MVQSRSAIREERPTHRSTSAAGFGQPPPALPVSPIDGTASTHLIRLVRDTARRAGVGDDQLATIPGTDDTILSGELNRIPLSSLVRLWELLARIRPEPGAGLAVVDAAPLGTLTTWDYLVTNGPTLADALRTAQPYHRLVTAAAEGFDLSGDGDLTVGFRTTAGDPAVAAVINEYVLAYYLRRAREATGRHVIPARVAFSRAAPGNHDVLLDAFGTDRIEFDAPADTITFTAADATAALPRADPMLADLLRSHADLVLATARPIPGPLEAFRIALAAALAAGDPSLATVAHRLAVSPRTLQRQLAEHGTSWRTEFDLVRYEQAKTLLAEGHLTTSAIAARLGFTDDRALRKAFRRWSGTSPSAIRT; this comes from the coding sequence GTGGTGCAGAGTCGATCGGCGATCCGAGAGGAACGCCCAACGCACCGATCGACGTCGGCCGCCGGGTTCGGCCAGCCGCCGCCCGCGCTGCCCGTGTCCCCCATCGACGGCACCGCCTCGACACATCTGATCCGGTTGGTCCGCGACACCGCCCGGCGAGCCGGGGTCGGTGACGACCAGCTCGCGACAATTCCCGGCACCGACGACACGATCCTGTCCGGGGAGCTCAATCGCATACCGCTGAGCTCGCTGGTGCGGCTGTGGGAATTGCTGGCGCGAATCAGGCCGGAGCCAGGCGCTGGGCTCGCCGTGGTCGATGCCGCACCGCTCGGGACCCTCACCACCTGGGACTATCTCGTCACGAACGGGCCGACACTGGCCGATGCCTTACGGACCGCACAGCCGTACCACCGGCTGGTGACCGCGGCAGCCGAAGGTTTCGACCTCAGCGGCGACGGCGACCTCACCGTCGGTTTCCGCACCACCGCCGGTGACCCGGCGGTCGCGGCGGTGATCAACGAGTACGTGCTCGCCTACTACCTGCGGCGCGCCCGCGAAGCGACCGGCCGCCACGTGATTCCGGCCCGCGTCGCCTTCAGTCGCGCGGCACCGGGCAACCACGATGTCCTGCTCGACGCCTTCGGCACCGACCGCATCGAATTCGACGCCCCTGCCGACACCATCACCTTCACCGCCGCGGACGCCACCGCCGCACTCCCCCGTGCCGACCCGATGCTCGCCGACCTCCTCCGCAGCCACGCCGACCTGGTCCTGGCCACGGCCCGCCCGATCCCCGGCCCGCTGGAGGCCTTCCGCATCGCCCTGGCCGCCGCACTCGCCGCGGGCGACCCCTCGTTGGCGACCGTCGCCCATCGATTGGCCGTCAGCCCACGCACCCTGCAACGCCAGTTGGCCGAACACGGCACCAGTTGGCGCACCGAGTTCGACCTGGTCCGCTACGAGCAAGCCAAAACCCTGCTCGCCGAAGGACATCTGACCACCTCCGCCATCGCGGCCCGCCTGGGCTTCACCGACGACCGCGCCCTCCGCAAAGCCTTCCGACGATGGAGCGGCACGTCACCGTCCGCCATCAGGACATAG
- a CDS encoding NADP-dependent oxidoreductase — translation MSIQTTQASVTGDANGTLPRTSREIQLAARPDGAPTAQHFALVERPIEELAEGQVLVRNTWMSVDPYMRGRMDDRPSYIAPFELGAALEGSAVGEVIASEAAGITVGSTVSHFAGWREYAVLDAAAVTPIDTSLAAAHHYLGALGTTGLTAYAALTDVARVNPGDTVFISAAAGAVGSVAGQIAKALGATKVIGSAGGPAKTRLLLDEFGFDAAIDYRAGDLAGQLAAAAPDGVDVYLDSVGGEHLRVAVEAMRPKGRIALVGAISGYNGDTAEPGPDLYKAATREVSLRGMLVNSYFPIFGEYIAKAAGWLADGTIRTTETVYEGIEQAPAAFLGVLSGANTGKMLVRLG, via the coding sequence ATGAGCATCCAGACCACTCAGGCATCGGTTACCGGCGACGCGAACGGCACGTTGCCGCGGACCTCGCGGGAGATCCAGTTGGCCGCGCGACCGGACGGCGCGCCGACGGCGCAGCACTTCGCGTTGGTGGAGCGGCCGATCGAGGAGCTGGCCGAGGGACAGGTACTGGTGCGCAACACCTGGATGTCGGTGGATCCCTACATGCGGGGACGGATGGATGATCGTCCGTCCTATATCGCACCGTTCGAGTTGGGTGCGGCGCTGGAGGGTTCGGCGGTCGGCGAGGTGATCGCCTCGGAGGCGGCGGGCATCACGGTCGGCAGCACGGTGTCGCACTTCGCGGGTTGGCGGGAGTACGCGGTGCTCGACGCGGCAGCGGTGACCCCCATCGACACCTCGCTCGCCGCGGCGCATCACTACCTCGGCGCACTCGGCACCACCGGCCTCACCGCGTACGCGGCACTGACCGATGTTGCGCGCGTGAATCCCGGTGACACCGTGTTCATTTCGGCGGCGGCGGGCGCGGTGGGCAGTGTCGCCGGGCAGATCGCCAAGGCACTCGGCGCGACCAAGGTGATCGGGTCCGCGGGCGGGCCCGCCAAGACCAGGCTGCTGCTCGACGAATTCGGCTTCGACGCCGCCATCGACTATCGGGCAGGCGATCTGGCCGGGCAGCTTGCGGCGGCCGCACCGGATGGCGTCGACGTCTACCTCGACAGTGTCGGTGGCGAACACCTGCGCGTCGCCGTCGAGGCCATGCGCCCGAAGGGCCGGATCGCGCTCGTCGGTGCGATCAGCGGCTACAACGGCGACACCGCCGAGCCGGGCCCGGACCTGTACAAGGCTGCGACACGGGAGGTTTCACTGCGCGGCATGCTCGTGAACAGCTACTTCCCGATCTTCGGCGAGTACATCGCGAAGGCCGCGGGCTGGCTGGCCGACGGGACGATCCGCACCACGGAGACGGTGTACGAAGGTATCGAGCAGGCACCGGCCGCATTCCTCGGTGTGCTCTCCGGCGCGAACACCGGCAAGATGCTGGTCCGCCTCGGGTGA
- a CDS encoding dipeptidase — protein sequence MPPFLWEQHCCLPLHPSARIADLARYPLGSYLSVNVGYSAQSTEDSLKLTRQFRAEALADGRFRLVHSHSDIGDPETIALAFDLEDSGPLGGDLDNVELFYELGVRSLLPTYNHANQAGCGCLDTDDTGLTAYGRDLVRKLNEVGMFVDGSHCSRRTALDLATHTRAPMIYSHSNFAALWEHPRNITDEQAKACAATGGVIGLNGVGIFLGRNGVEDTAGRVEAMADHVEYGVELVGIEHIGIGSDYSFDAADFNDMLRAHPEAFSESYTKWGPLQWVPPEDLLGLSGVPGLDEVLARRGFSLGDRAAVFGGNFSRIAAQVWRD from the coding sequence TTGCCGCCATTTCTCTGGGAGCAGCACTGCTGCCTGCCGCTGCACCCTTCGGCGCGGATCGCGGACCTCGCGCGGTATCCGCTCGGTTCCTATCTGTCGGTGAATGTCGGGTATTCGGCGCAGTCGACCGAGGATTCGTTGAAGCTGACGCGTCAGTTCCGCGCGGAAGCACTCGCCGACGGCCGGTTTCGTTTGGTGCACAGCCATTCCGACATCGGCGATCCGGAAACCATTGCCCTGGCGTTCGATCTGGAGGACTCCGGCCCCCTTGGTGGCGATCTCGACAATGTGGAGCTTTTCTACGAGCTGGGTGTCCGATCGCTGCTGCCGACCTATAACCATGCCAACCAGGCGGGTTGCGGTTGCCTCGACACCGATGACACCGGGCTCACCGCCTACGGCCGGGACCTGGTGCGCAAGCTCAACGAGGTCGGCATGTTCGTCGACGGGTCGCACTGTTCCCGGCGCACCGCACTGGACCTCGCCACACATACCCGGGCGCCGATGATCTACAGTCACTCCAATTTCGCCGCGCTGTGGGAGCACCCGCGCAATATCACCGATGAGCAAGCGAAGGCCTGTGCCGCGACGGGCGGCGTGATCGGACTCAATGGTGTGGGAATCTTCCTGGGCCGCAACGGAGTCGAGGACACCGCCGGGCGGGTCGAGGCGATGGCCGATCATGTCGAGTACGGGGTCGAGCTGGTCGGTATCGAGCACATCGGCATCGGATCGGATTACTCGTTCGATGCCGCGGATTTCAACGACATGCTCAGGGCGCACCCCGAGGCATTTTCCGAGTCGTACACCAAATGGGGCCCGTTGCAATGGGTTCCGCCCGAGGACCTGCTCGGCCTGAGCGGGGTTCCTGGCCTCGACGAGGTGCTGGCCCGCCGGGGATTCAGTCTTGGCGATCGGGCGGCGGTGTTCGGGGGCAATTTCTCCCGGATCGCGGCGCAGGTATGGCGCGACTGA
- a CDS encoding AMIN-like domain-containing (lipo)protein, with protein MRRIFLLIASVAIFVGLLIIPGPAAATPPYCGLVWGSLDKASKPMSTAPITGVRSGRHDCFDRLVFDLAGPAAGYRVGYVEAVTMDGSGAPVPLRGGAFLNVVVLAPAYDDAGNATYLPANRNELVDVTGYQTFRQVAWAGSFEGQTTVGLGVRGRLPMRAFTLDGPGNGSRVVVDVAHFW; from the coding sequence ATGCGTCGCATATTTCTGTTGATTGCCTCCGTCGCGATTTTCGTCGGCCTGTTGATCATTCCTGGACCGGCCGCGGCGACGCCCCCTTATTGCGGATTGGTGTGGGGTTCGCTCGACAAGGCGAGCAAGCCGATGTCGACCGCGCCGATCACCGGCGTCCGCTCCGGCCGGCACGACTGCTTCGATCGGCTGGTCTTCGATCTCGCGGGACCGGCGGCGGGCTACCGCGTCGGCTATGTCGAGGCGGTGACGATGGACGGGTCGGGCGCGCCGGTGCCACTGCGCGGCGGTGCGTTCCTGAATGTCGTGGTGCTCGCGCCCGCCTACGACGACGCGGGCAACGCCACCTACCTGCCCGCGAACCGGAACGAGCTGGTCGACGTGACCGGCTACCAGACCTTCCGCCAGGTCGCCTGGGCCGGATCGTTCGAGGGGCAGACCACGGTCGGCCTCGGCGTCCGCGGCAGGCTGCCGATGCGGGCATTCACCCTCGACGGACCGGGCAACGGGTCGCGGGTCGTGGTCGATGTAGCGCACTTCTGGTAA
- a CDS encoding prolyl oligopeptidase family serine peptidase has product MTGVEQNVTDPYLWLEEVTDERALDWARAHNSVVVERFASSDRFSELERRILDMLDTDTKIAYPGRRGPWLYNFWRDAEHPRGLWRRTTFAEYAAESPDWDVLIDLDALAAAEDENWVWGGAVVLRPVQSRALISLSRGGADAKVIREFDMATRKFIDPADGGFFLPEAKSEMRWIDIDSVYVGTDFGPGSLTDSGYPRIAKRWHRGTDLAEAVTVFEGEPGDVAVSAGYDRTPGYERHFIGRATDFFNEEVYLLEDDGTLRHLDVPTDASESWYKDWLLVRLKSPWEVGGSTYPAGALLAMNFEKFLSGAREFEVIFTPDEHTSLHGYGWTENHLLLITLEDVQTKLYVVTPGAAGWRRESLADTPPMATTSVMNLDPLEGGDEFMLTTSGFTTPATLLASSVGGSTEQLKQEPGFFDADGIETEQFFATSADGTMVPYFVIRHRDRKGTPGPTVMSGYGGFEVSRTPAYSGASGMGWLERGGTWVMTNIRGGGEYGPQWHTSVQKANRHKVYEDFAAIAKDLVARGITTADQLGAVGGSNGGLLMGVMLTRYPELFGAIVCQVPLLDMKRYHLLLAGASWIAEYGDPDKPEEWEYISKYSPYQNVRADVAYPPILLTTSTRDDRVHPGHARKMAALLEEQGHEFWYHENIEGGHGGAADNKQSAFQAGLIYEFFTQMLIERRG; this is encoded by the coding sequence ATGACCGGCGTTGAGCAGAACGTGACCGATCCTTACCTCTGGCTCGAAGAAGTGACCGATGAGCGGGCCCTCGACTGGGCGCGGGCGCACAACAGCGTGGTCGTCGAGCGCTTCGCCTCCTCCGACCGGTTCAGCGAACTCGAGCGCCGCATCCTGGACATGCTCGACACCGACACCAAGATCGCCTACCCGGGCCGGCGCGGCCCCTGGCTCTACAACTTCTGGCGCGATGCCGAGCATCCGCGCGGGCTGTGGCGCCGCACCACCTTCGCCGAGTACGCCGCGGAGTCGCCGGACTGGGACGTGCTGATCGATCTGGACGCGCTGGCCGCCGCCGAGGACGAGAACTGGGTGTGGGGCGGTGCCGTAGTGCTGCGACCGGTGCAGTCGCGCGCGCTGATCAGCCTGTCTCGCGGCGGCGCGGACGCCAAGGTGATCCGCGAGTTCGACATGGCGACAAGGAAGTTCATCGATCCGGCGGACGGCGGCTTCTTTCTGCCCGAGGCGAAGTCCGAGATGCGCTGGATCGACATCGATTCCGTCTACGTCGGCACGGATTTCGGCCCCGGCTCGCTGACCGACTCCGGCTATCCGCGCATCGCCAAGCGCTGGCATCGCGGCACCGACCTGGCCGAAGCGGTGACCGTATTCGAAGGCGAACCCGGTGACGTCGCGGTCTCGGCGGGCTACGACCGAACCCCCGGCTACGAACGCCATTTCATCGGCCGCGCCACCGACTTCTTCAACGAAGAGGTGTACCTGCTCGAGGACGACGGCACCCTGCGGCATCTGGACGTGCCCACCGACGCCAGCGAATCCTGGTACAAGGACTGGCTGCTGGTCCGGCTGAAGTCGCCGTGGGAGGTCGGCGGCAGCACTTATCCCGCGGGCGCGCTGCTGGCCATGAACTTCGAGAAGTTCCTTTCCGGCGCGCGGGAATTCGAGGTGATCTTCACCCCGGACGAGCACACGTCCCTGCACGGTTACGGCTGGACCGAGAACCATCTGCTGCTCATCACATTGGAGGACGTGCAGACCAAGCTCTACGTGGTGACACCGGGCGCGGCCGGCTGGCGCAGGGAGTCGCTGGCCGACACGCCACCGATGGCAACCACCAGCGTCATGAACCTCGACCCACTCGAGGGTGGTGACGAATTCATGCTCACCACCAGTGGATTCACCACGCCGGCCACACTGCTGGCCAGTTCGGTCGGCGGCAGCACCGAGCAGCTCAAGCAGGAGCCCGGCTTCTTCGACGCCGACGGCATCGAGACCGAGCAGTTCTTCGCCACCTCGGCTGACGGAACGATGGTGCCGTACTTCGTGATCCGCCATCGCGACCGCAAGGGCACGCCGGGTCCGACGGTGATGTCCGGTTACGGCGGCTTCGAGGTCTCACGCACCCCCGCCTACAGCGGCGCGTCCGGGATGGGCTGGCTGGAACGCGGCGGCACCTGGGTGATGACCAATATTCGTGGCGGCGGCGAATACGGTCCGCAGTGGCACACCTCGGTCCAGAAGGCCAACCGGCACAAGGTGTACGAGGACTTCGCCGCGATCGCGAAAGACCTTGTCGCCCGCGGCATCACCACCGCCGATCAGCTCGGCGCGGTGGGCGGCAGCAATGGCGGCCTGCTCATGGGCGTTATGCTGACCCGGTACCCCGAACTGTTCGGCGCCATCGTCTGCCAGGTGCCGCTGCTGGACATGAAGCGCTATCACCTGCTGCTGGCGGGGGCCTCCTGGATCGCCGAATACGGTGACCCGGACAAGCCGGAGGAATGGGAGTACATCAGCAAGTACTCGCCGTACCAGAATGTGCGCGCCGATGTGGCCTACCCGCCGATCCTGCTGACCACCTCCACCCGCGACGACCGCGTGCATCCCGGCCATGCCCGCAAGATGGCCGCGTTGCTGGAGGAGCAGGGCCACGAGTTCTGGTACCACGAGAACATCGAGGGTGGCCACGGCGGCGCGGCGGACAACAAGCAGTCGGCCTTCCAGGCCGGTCTGATCTACGAGTTCTTCACTCAGATGCTGATCGAACGGCGCGGATAA
- a CDS encoding TetR/AcrR family transcriptional regulator C-terminal domain-containing protein, protein MSSENAVEVSGVRRPRAAVRRARPAPTTRTVLNRDYIAAIALTLIDQTGVDGFSMRKLGAALGADPMAAYRHFTDQQDLFDGIAAAMFAELDMESLPWQEPWRDLMRAYAHRLRSTLRRHPNAVPVFATRPVRSELAVETGSWMVEHLQGAGFSATVALQMTRCLREYTIGHILSHAIATVAAQRTDQAADPKPVVPEDLSYAANTDHFDIGLDAMLEGFAHHRRTPRSGAIA, encoded by the coding sequence GTGAGTTCGGAAAACGCCGTCGAGGTATCCGGCGTGCGCCGTCCCCGCGCTGCCGTCCGGCGCGCGCGGCCCGCGCCAACGACGCGAACAGTGTTGAACCGCGACTATATCGCCGCGATCGCGCTGACCCTGATAGATCAGACCGGTGTCGACGGCTTTTCGATGCGCAAACTCGGGGCCGCGCTCGGCGCGGACCCGATGGCGGCCTACCGGCATTTCACCGATCAACAGGATCTGTTCGACGGCATCGCCGCCGCCATGTTCGCCGAACTGGATATGGAATCCCTGCCGTGGCAGGAGCCTTGGCGCGACCTGATGCGCGCCTACGCGCACCGGCTGCGTTCCACGCTGCGGCGGCATCCGAATGCGGTGCCGGTCTTCGCGACTCGTCCGGTGCGCAGCGAGCTGGCGGTCGAAACCGGCAGTTGGATGGTGGAACACCTGCAGGGCGCCGGGTTTTCGGCGACGGTGGCGCTACAGATGACCCGCTGCCTACGCGAGTACACGATCGGCCACATCCTCAGCCACGCCATCGCCACCGTCGCCGCCCAGCGGACCGACCAGGCCGCTGATCCGAAACCTGTTGTACCCGAAGATCTCTCATACGCCGCTAACACCGACCACTTCGATATCGGCCTGGACGCGATGCTCGAAGGCTTCGCCCACCACCGGCGAACCCCGCGTTCAGGAGCGATCGCGTAG
- a CDS encoding alpha/beta hydrolase family protein, with amino-acid sequence METVPIQMPDGSTVPVRLISAGGAHRHPVTPDAPRPVVVIVPGLGVPAGYYELFGARLAARGFDVAIGELRGNGDSTPKPSAASTYGYHELVSVDFPAIFEVVRERFPASTPYLLGHSMGGQFAVMYASRIRGRLGGLILVASGTPYYRAYPGLSSPGILFGTAAASLTANVAGFWPGDRISMGFGRQSKVLISDWARLARTGRFVPVGADIDYEERIARLKLPVLSITMTGDDLTPPGSAEHLLAKLPKADVTTWREPNPLGHNGWIREPTSTIDQIEKWLRDRS; translated from the coding sequence ATGGAGACGGTTCCGATCCAGATGCCGGACGGCAGCACAGTTCCGGTGCGGCTGATTTCGGCCGGTGGCGCGCACCGGCATCCGGTCACGCCGGACGCGCCGCGTCCCGTGGTGGTGATCGTGCCCGGTCTCGGTGTTCCCGCCGGGTACTACGAGCTGTTCGGCGCCCGACTGGCGGCGCGCGGGTTCGACGTGGCCATCGGGGAACTGCGCGGCAACGGCGACAGCACGCCGAAGCCGAGCGCCGCCAGCACCTACGGCTACCACGAGCTGGTCTCGGTCGACTTCCCGGCGATCTTCGAGGTGGTCCGCGAACGGTTCCCGGCCAGCACGCCCTATCTGCTCGGGCACAGCATGGGCGGTCAGTTCGCGGTGATGTATGCCTCGCGGATCCGCGGTCGGCTCGGCGGGCTGATCCTGGTCGCCTCCGGAACGCCGTATTACCGTGCGTACCCGGGACTTTCGAGTCCCGGCATCCTGTTCGGCACCGCCGCCGCCTCGCTGACCGCCAACGTGGCGGGCTTCTGGCCGGGCGACCGGATCTCGATGGGCTTCGGCCGCCAGTCCAAGGTGCTGATCTCGGACTGGGCCCGGCTGGCCCGCACCGGCCGGTTCGTGCCGGTCGGCGCGGATATCGACTACGAGGAGCGGATCGCGCGGCTGAAGCTGCCCGTGCTGTCGATCACCATGACCGGTGACGACCTCACGCCACCCGGCTCCGCCGAGCACCTGCTGGCGAAGCTGCCGAAGGCCGACGTGACCACCTGGCGCGAGCCGAACCCGTTGGGCCACAACGGCTGGATCCGCGAACCCACCAGCACCATCGACCAGATCGAGAAGTGGCTACGCGATCGCTCCTGA
- a CDS encoding TetR/AcrR family transcriptional regulator has product MSQDANTGRMYAGQPVEDRQRQRRARFLESGLTVFARDGYANSSVGAICKDAGLSSRQFYEEFTGRESLLLELYEQIDRESRDAVAKSLESKADASALEIIDAAVRAYVESIGSDPRKARVALVEVVGAGPKVEKFRLELRRVWGSLLAGAAEDAAMHGEIPTGDYEMRVLAIIGAVNYVVDSWSGSDPRPPLDDVIRVLSRVIMGAVGA; this is encoded by the coding sequence ATGTCACAGGATGCGAATACGGGTCGAATGTATGCCGGGCAACCCGTCGAGGACCGGCAACGTCAGCGGCGTGCGCGTTTTCTGGAATCAGGCCTGACGGTCTTCGCGCGCGACGGCTACGCCAATAGTTCGGTCGGCGCCATCTGTAAGGACGCCGGACTCTCCTCACGACAGTTCTACGAGGAGTTCACCGGCCGCGAGTCCCTACTACTCGAGCTCTACGAGCAGATCGATCGAGAGTCGCGAGACGCGGTCGCCAAGTCATTGGAAAGCAAGGCCGACGCGAGCGCGCTCGAGATCATCGACGCGGCGGTCCGTGCCTACGTCGAGTCCATCGGATCCGATCCGCGCAAGGCGCGCGTCGCACTGGTCGAGGTGGTCGGTGCGGGCCCGAAGGTGGAGAAGTTCCGGCTCGAACTGCGCCGGGTGTGGGGCTCGCTGCTGGCCGGCGCCGCGGAGGACGCGGCCATGCACGGCGAGATCCCGACCGGCGACTACGAGATGCGGGTGCTGGCGATCATCGGCGCGGTCAACTACGTGGTGGATTCCTGGAGCGGTTCGGATCCGCGGCCACCGCTCGACGACGTGATCAGGGTGTTGAGCAGGGTGATCATGGGAGCGGTCGGCGCTTAA